Part of the Candidatus Thermodiscus eudorianus genome is shown below.
CCTGTTCACCAAGCGTAGCACCAGTGACACACCGATGGTTAGCAGTGTCAGTATAGCCCCGAGCTCTAGGGCCAGCTCGTACTCCCCCATGGATGTCGCGAGGGCTATCGAAGTGGTGAGCGTCCTGGTGTAACCCATTATGTTCCCTCCAACCACGAGCGCGACGCCCAGCTCGCCGATGGCCCGGGAGAACCCCATCACTATCGAGGAGACTATGGAGGGCGCCGACTCCCGGAGGACTAGGAGCGTCGCCCTGGCCTCACTGGCCCCTAGGGTCAACGCCAGCTCCCTGAGGGGTGCTCCGACCTGCTTGAGGGACCTGTAGGTGAGGGCTGTGACTAGGGGGGTTATGAGCAGGGCCTCTCCAACCGTGATGGCCTGGGGCGTGTATAGCAGGTTGAGGAAGCCTAGGGGTCCCTCCCTGCTCAGCAATAGGTACAATAGGAGCCCTACGAGTACTGTTGGAACCCCTATCAAGGCCTCCATAGCATAGACCAGGGGGTTCACCCGGGGGCTTCGTGAGAGGTAGTAGGCTAGTGGAATGCTCCAGGCCGAGGCCAGTAGTGTCGCCGCCCCGGATATCGCGAGGGACCTCGACAGGACCGCGTAGATGGGCTCCACGCCTAGCCCCCCTCAGCCATACTCTTCCACACCGCCTCTACCTGGCTCAGGCGGCCTGCCACGGGGTGGAATAGGGGTTGCCCATACTCCTCCACGCCGTAGGATGCTATGAGCTTCTGCCCCTGGCTGCTTGCTAGGAAGTCTATGAAGGCCTTGGCCGCGTCCCGCTCCCTACCACTGCATCCTGTCGCGAGGTATGCGCTGTATATGTTGATCAGGCTTGGATCGCCGCTGTAGAGTATCTCCAGCCCCGGTATCCTGCCCTCCGCCTTGAACTTCAGGTAGGTCCCTATATCGCTCAGGGTGTAGGCCTCCTTGTTGCCCGCTATGACTAGGGTCTCGCCCATGCCCTGCCCCGTCTCGATATACCATGGCTTCCCGGTTGGATCTAGGCCCGCCTCTCTCCAGAGCTGGAGTTCTCTGACGTTTGTCCCCGAGTGGTCTCCCCGGCTCACGAAGACTATGCGCCCGGCCTCGCCGGCACTGTATATCCTATGCATCGCCTCGACTATGCTCTTGGAGCCCTTCACCCCCGCTGGATCGCTCTCGGGCCCTACTATCACGAAGTAGTTGTAGGCGAAGATCCTATGGTAGCCTATGACTCCCTCGTCGATGTAGTGTTTCTCAAGGCTTGGAGCGTGGACTAGTACCAGGCATGCATCCCCCCTCTCAGCCCTCTTGAGCGCCTCCCCGCTACCCACGGGGATGTACTGTATCGTGACGTCCTTGTGGGTGGATTGAAACTCTCTCGCCAGGTGTTCTAGGAGGCCTGTGGCGTATAGGCTCGTGGTTGTCGTGGCCCTCACCCTCACCGTCTCGCCGTGGGTTGCCTGTAGTGCTAGGGCTAGGGCGAGGAGCGCTACTATTAGGGCTACGGCTAGCTTAGCCTTAGAGTCCAACGCGACCCCTCGTTATCCGTTAACAGATAACGGATAGCAGGCTGGATAAAAGCCTAAGCCCGTAGCACACCCCCGATCCCCGGGGGAATCCTATAGCCCTCAATACCCTCCCCAACGGAGACGACAGCCTCGAAGAACCCTCGGAGGAACTCCTCACCCCGCTCCGACTCGTGGAACCCCCTCCCAACGAGGAAATCATACCTCTCCCACGCCAACAATACAAACTCCAACCCATAGACCCGAGCGGCGTACAAGAGGCCGACACCCACATCGGCGTCTCCACGTGCCACGGCCTCGGCGACCTCCAGGTGGGTAGTATAACTGGAACCATAACCCCGTATCCTCGCCCTCAACTCCCCCAGCGGCACGCCCCTCTGGGAAGCCCACTCCCCCAGCACAGAGTCTAGGAGGAGCCTGGTACCGGAGCCCGGCTGCCTATTGGCCAGGACGAGCCTCCCAGAGGTGAGGCCCTCCATGACCTCCTCAAACCCCATGGGCTTACGGGTTATGAACCCCTGAGCCCTGTCATAGCCCCTCAGGAGCACGGCTCCCCCCGAGAGCCCAAGCCTCTCATAGACGTGGGTGTTGTAGGTCCTCGTCTGGGGGTCGAGCAGGTGTATCCCCACGACGTCAGCCTCTCCCAGGACTAGCGCGGCCAGTCCATGGGTTGACCCGGTCCAGTGGAGCTCGATCCCATGGCCGGACTCCCTAAGCGAGCCGATAGCCCTGGACACGATGAAGTCGTGGCTCCCCGAGACTACGACCTCTTGCCCCGTGTAGACGCGGCTGGCTGATGCCGGGGTGAAGGGCCTTCCATGGATCCTCCTATACATGGATTCATAGTACTCTAGGAGCCTCTCCCCCTCGGAGGTCAGCTCTGCTCCCCCGCCCCTGGATCCTCCGCGCCTCCTCGCCAGTAGCCTGGCTCCTAGTACGCGTTCTATCCTCGCTATCCTCTCCCAGGCCCTGGAGTAGGGGATCCCGGCCTTCCTCGAAGCCTTCAGGAGGGACCCCAGCTCCCCGACATAGTATAGTAGCGTCGCCGTGGCCTCGTCTAACAGCTCCTCCTCTCCATAATACACTACTAGCCTCTGCTCGGCCCTCAGCTTGCCCCAGTCAACAGGTATATCCGGGCACCCATGCATATCCCAGGATATACCGGGGTCGAATAATCCTTTATGGAGAGGTCTTGGGGGCGATCCTCGCCTCGGCCTCCCGCAGCTGGGCAGTGTAGAGCCTGTAGAAGTGCCCCCTCTTACCGAGTAGCTCCTCGGGCCTCCCTGCCTCGACGATGGCGCCGTCGTCTAGTACTATGACTTTGTCGGCGTCGAGGGCCATGGTCAGCCTATGGGCCACTAGTATCCCGGTCCTCCCCTCCATGAGCCTCCCGATCGCCCTCCTAACGACTTCCTCGGTGGCCGGGTCTACGCTGGAGAGGGCCTCGTCTAGTATGACCACGTCCGGGTCCCTCAGCATTGCCCTCGCTATGGCGATCAACTGCTTCTCCCCGGTGGAGAGCCTCTTGCCCGCCTCCCCCGCATCAGTGTCGTATCCCTCTGGTAGCCTGGTTATGAACTCGTGTATGCCCAGCTCCCTGCACACCCTCTCGACCTCCTCCCTGGTGGCGTCGGGCTTCACAATCCTTATGTTGTCCAGTATCGTCCCTGGGAACAGGTAGGTCTCCTGGGGGACGTACGCCATCCTACTCCTTAGACTACTCCTCTTCACGAGCCTCGTATCAATTCCATCCACCAGTATCCTGCCCTTGGAGGGATCGTAGAAGCGGAGGAGCAGGTTTATGAGAGTCGTCTTCCCGGCGCCCGTGCGGCCAACTATGGCGACGGTCTCGCCCGGATCCACCTTGAATGTGACCCCCCTCAGCACCGGCCTCCCAGGCTGGTACTCGAACCATACGCCGTCGAACTCTATCAAGCCCTTGATCCTCTCGATCTCCAGGCCCTCATCCTCCTCGGCCTCGACCCCGTCTATGACCTCGTATATTCTCTCCAGCGATGCGAGGGCCGACTGGAGGGAGTCGTATAGGCTGACGACGTTGTTGATGGGCCCCCTAAACCTCTGCACGTACTGGACGAAGGCCGCGACCACTCCTATGGTAGTGGCTCCGGCCAGGGCCAGGTAGGTGCCGTAGACTAGGACTACCACGACCGAGAGGATGGTAGCCAGGTTCATGAGGGGCCAGAAGAGGCCCATGTAGACCGCGACCCTCAGGTAAGCCTTGACCGTCTCCCTGCTGGCCTCTTTGAACTCCCGCCCGACGGCCTCCTCCCTCCCCATCGACTTGATAGTCTCTATCCCGGAGATGCTCTCCTCCACTATGCTTGAGACCCGGGCTATCTTCTCCCTGGTCTCGCGGTAGGCACTCCTCATCTTCCCCCCGAAGTACTTCGCCGCCACGACCATTAGGGGTACCGTGGCGAGGGCCACGAGGGTGAGCCTGACGTTGAGGAATAGCATGGCCACCACTATGCCAACCAGCGATACGAGTGCGCCCAGGCTACCCAGTATCCCGGATATGAAAACCTCGTTCACAACACTGGTATCGTTTATGACCCTCGACACCAGATCCCCAGTCCTCCTACCACCATACTCGCTTATCCTGGCCCTCAGCAGTCTCTCCATGGCCTTATTCCTCAGGTCATAGAGGATCTTCTGGCCGAAGACCTGCACATACCAGGTCCTCATGGTCGAGAAGAGCCACTGGGCGAGCAGTGCTAGGAGGTAGAGGGCCGCTATGAAGGGCAGCTCGCTGTACCTGCCCGGTATTATGTAGCGG
Proteins encoded:
- a CDS encoding LysR family transcriptional regulator, which gives rise to MHGCPDIPVDWGKLRAEQRLVVYYGEEELLDEATATLLYYVGELGSLLKASRKAGIPYSRAWERIARIERVLGARLLARRRGGSRGGGAELTSEGERLLEYYESMYRRIHGRPFTPASASRVYTGQEVVVSGSHDFIVSRAIGSLRESGHGIELHWTGSTHGLAALVLGEADVVGIHLLDPQTRTYNTHVYERLGLSGGAVLLRGYDRAQGFITRKPMGFEEVMEGLTSGRLVLANRQPGSGTRLLLDSVLGEWASQRGVPLGELRARIRGYGSSYTTHLEVAEAVARGDADVGVGLLYAARVYGLEFVLLAWERYDFLVGRGFHESERGEEFLRGFFEAVVSVGEGIEGYRIPPGIGGVLRA
- a CDS encoding ABC transporter permease — protein: MEPIYAVLSRSLAISGAATLLASAWSIPLAYYLSRSPRVNPLVYAMEALIGVPTVLVGLLLYLLLSREGPLGFLNLLYTPQAITVGEALLITPLVTALTYRSLKQVGAPLRELALTLGASEARATLLVLRESAPSIVSSIVMGFSRAIGELGVALVVGGNIMGYTRTLTTSIALATSMGEYELALELGAILTLLTIGVSLVLRLVNRGWRLE
- a CDS encoding extracellular solute-binding protein, with protein sequence MDSKAKLAVALIVALLALALALQATHGETVRVRATTTTSLYATGLLEHLAREFQSTHKDVTIQYIPVGSGEALKRAERGDACLVLVHAPSLEKHYIDEGVIGYHRIFAYNYFVIVGPESDPAGVKGSKSIVEAMHRIYSAGEAGRIVFVSRGDHSGTNVRELQLWREAGLDPTGKPWYIETGQGMGETLVIAGNKEAYTLSDIGTYLKFKAEGRIPGLEILYSGDPSLINIYSAYLATGCSGRERDAAKAFIDFLASSQGQKLIASYGVEEYGQPLFHPVAGRLSQVEAVWKSMAEGG
- a CDS encoding ABC transporter ATP-binding protein/permease encodes the protein MTAGGDKPSSTRLLRRFLGETLKYKRLIAVVTASIIGASIAGLASPYLLGIAIDRYIIPGRYSELPFIAALYLLALLAQWLFSTMRTWYVQVFGQKILYDLRNKAMERLLRARISEYGGRRTGDLVSRVINDTSVVNEVFISGILGSLGALVSLVGIVVAMLFLNVRLTLVALATVPLMVVAAKYFGGKMRSAYRETREKIARVSSIVEESISGIETIKSMGREEAVGREFKEASRETVKAYLRVAVYMGLFWPLMNLATILSVVVVLVYGTYLALAGATTIGVVAAFVQYVQRFRGPINNVVSLYDSLQSALASLERIYEVIDGVEAEEDEGLEIERIKGLIEFDGVWFEYQPGRPVLRGVTFKVDPGETVAIVGRTGAGKTTLINLLLRFYDPSKGRILVDGIDTRLVKRSSLRSRMAYVPQETYLFPGTILDNIRIVKPDATREEVERVCRELGIHEFITRLPEGYDTDAGEAGKRLSTGEKQLIAIARAMLRDPDVVILDEALSSVDPATEEVVRRAIGRLMEGRTGILVAHRLTMALDADKVIVLDDGAIVEAGRPEELLGKRGHFYRLYTAQLREAEARIAPKTSP